One stretch of Sandaracinaceae bacterium DNA includes these proteins:
- a CDS encoding protein kinase, which yields MTERSEADADDGDEGAPHGIERSETLPGVSQSGPGRSGDVRQRVTQLECPVCQRGNPVDARFCAGCGHRFAGVDPGAHHDDGGADPLLGRIIAERYRIEELLGRGGMGVVYRVEHVRINKLMAMKLLHGALARDREVVKRFKREAEAVSRLDHPNTVQVFDFGQSEGMMFLVMEYLPGRDLGQVIKEDGALTFVRVARIAAQVCGSVQQAHELGIVHRDLKPENLMMIGDRAVKDFVKVLDFGLAKLREHEESAEKSITRAGHILGTPYYMAPEHIRGEDVDARSDVYAMGALMYKALTGVPPFWSTTPVGVLTMHLTEDVVAPSEKAPKLDVPPEADRILLRCMQKDPRDRYQSMSELRGDLLAYLEAVGQNEGLSSTKLARVGGAVIPSESGRQREVATRGDVDEFERRLRRRSQVGYALAFIMLAVALGGGWWAWQQRPREVATAETEPNDALVTADRLPPDVPFEAYLGRRLDEERSDADFYRLENPGGERRVIRIEVSAIPNMDLVFEVYKEGITSAPVLTADSGSMGVAEAVPNFVIDGPTYYLRVRELWESGRLPTENVSDSYTVRWGFVTPQEGDEGEVNDSLELAEGVRVGDRRRGWIGWGGDVDAYCMAEDATDVVARVEGISSLDLVLEVVDRVTGRVRRYDANDVGQGEVAEPVERAGAGSVCFEVSAHRPKLGRGNDAEEPYLLVIEHGSADATEDAAEGAE from the coding sequence ATGACGGAGCGAAGCGAAGCGGACGCGGACGACGGGGACGAAGGCGCCCCACATGGCATCGAGCGCTCGGAGACCCTCCCGGGCGTGAGTCAGAGCGGGCCGGGTCGGTCGGGCGACGTTCGCCAGCGCGTCACGCAGCTCGAGTGCCCCGTCTGCCAGCGCGGCAACCCCGTCGACGCGCGCTTCTGCGCCGGGTGCGGGCACCGCTTCGCCGGGGTCGATCCAGGCGCGCACCACGACGACGGCGGCGCCGACCCCCTGCTCGGCCGGATCATCGCGGAGCGCTATCGCATCGAGGAGCTGCTGGGCCGCGGCGGCATGGGCGTCGTCTACCGGGTCGAGCACGTCCGCATCAACAAGCTGATGGCGATGAAGCTGCTGCACGGCGCGCTGGCGCGCGACCGGGAGGTGGTCAAGCGCTTCAAGCGCGAGGCGGAGGCGGTCTCGCGCCTCGACCACCCCAACACGGTGCAGGTCTTCGACTTCGGCCAGAGCGAGGGGATGATGTTCCTCGTGATGGAGTACCTGCCCGGGCGCGACCTGGGGCAGGTCATCAAGGAGGACGGGGCGCTGACCTTCGTGCGCGTCGCCCGCATCGCGGCGCAGGTGTGTGGCTCGGTCCAGCAGGCGCACGAGCTGGGCATCGTGCACCGCGACCTGAAGCCCGAGAACCTGATGATGATCGGCGACCGCGCCGTGAAGGACTTCGTCAAGGTCCTCGACTTCGGCCTCGCCAAGCTGCGCGAGCACGAGGAGTCGGCCGAGAAGAGCATCACGCGCGCCGGCCACATCCTCGGCACGCCCTACTACATGGCGCCCGAGCACATCCGCGGGGAGGACGTCGACGCGCGCAGCGACGTCTACGCGATGGGCGCCCTGATGTACAAGGCCCTGACGGGCGTGCCCCCCTTCTGGTCGACCACGCCCGTCGGCGTGCTGACCATGCACCTGACCGAGGACGTGGTCGCGCCGTCGGAGAAGGCGCCGAAGCTCGACGTGCCGCCCGAGGCGGACCGGATCCTGCTGCGCTGCATGCAGAAGGATCCGCGCGACCGCTACCAGAGCATGAGCGAGCTGCGCGGGGACCTCCTGGCGTACCTCGAGGCGGTCGGACAGAACGAGGGGCTCTCGTCCACGAAGCTCGCGCGCGTCGGCGGCGCGGTGATCCCGAGCGAGTCGGGGCGCCAGCGCGAGGTCGCGACGCGAGGAGACGTCGACGAGTTCGAGAGGCGACTGCGGCGCCGGAGCCAGGTCGGCTACGCGCTGGCGTTCATCATGCTCGCGGTCGCCCTCGGCGGCGGCTGGTGGGCGTGGCAGCAGCGGCCGCGCGAGGTGGCGACGGCGGAGACCGAGCCGAACGACGCCCTCGTCACCGCCGATCGCCTGCCGCCCGACGTGCCGTTCGAGGCCTACCTCGGCCGACGGCTCGACGAGGAGCGGAGCGACGCGGACTTCTACCGCCTCGAAAACCCGGGCGGCGAGCGCCGGGTCATCCGGATCGAGGTCAGCGCCATCCCGAACATGGACCTGGTGTTCGAGGTCTACAAAGAGGGCATCACGAGCGCGCCCGTGCTCACCGCCGACTCGGGATCCATGGGGGTCGCCGAGGCGGTGCCGAACTTCGTGATCGACGGCCCCACCTACTATTTGCGCGTGCGCGAGCTGTGGGAGTCGGGCCGGCTCCCGACGGAGAATGTCAGCGACTCATACACCGTTCGGTGGGGTTTCGTGACGCCCCAGGAGGGAGACGAGGGGGAGGTCAACGACTCGCTCGAGCTCGCCGAGGGCGTCCGCGTGGGCGACCGTCGGCGTGGATGGATCGGCTGGGGCGGCGACGTGGACGCCTACTGCATGGCCGAGGACGCGACCGACGTGGTGGCCCGCGTGGAGGGCATCTCCAGCCTCGACCTGGTGCTCGAGGTCGTCGACCGCGTCACGGGCCGCGTGCGTCGATACGACGCGAACGACGTGGGGCAGGGCGAGGTCGCCGAGCCGGTCGAGCGCGCGGGGGCGGGGAGCGTCTGCTTCGAGGTGAGCGCGCATCGACCCAAGCTCGGCCGGGGCAACGACGCCGAGGAGCCGTACCTGCTCGTGATCGAGCACGGGAGCGCGGACGCGACCGAGGACGCCGCCGAGGGGGCGGAGTGA
- a CDS encoding PQQ-binding-like beta-propeller repeat protein, with translation MKRALVLAALGCLVAVPAGAHPVPIGRYAQIPYGVSPAHPHPTEGGSAARTGRLRGAVAEREPTRIWERNLRFRRPRGPTVAADGTLYVGTMGGLTALAPDGAERWSARLGAVHAAPSLAPSDDVVVVTRGGLVALVSPEGVTRRTADLGAPARGSPLVLDDGSVVVGTVDRRVHRLDASLRPVFATELSDGTASTLALTARGALAVSSGRILALLSPTGALVRQVSLGGRASAPPSIADDGTIWVPTVEGVLHAIEPGGRVRSRTDMGSRHYDGASPAIGRDGAVRVPTMSEGVVCVGAGGTERWRFPSSAGFNAPAAIDARDTTLVMDRGGRLYAIDATGVERWRVVLGTYSFQAPVLGADGTLYVVTETGALHAYR, from the coding sequence GTGAAGCGCGCCCTCGTCCTCGCGGCCCTCGGCTGCCTCGTGGCGGTGCCCGCGGGCGCGCACCCGGTCCCGATCGGACGCTACGCGCAGATCCCCTACGGCGTGAGCCCCGCCCACCCGCACCCGACCGAGGGCGGCAGCGCGGCTCGCACGGGGCGGCTGCGGGGCGCGGTGGCGGAGCGCGAGCCGACGCGGATCTGGGAGCGGAACCTGCGCTTTCGGCGCCCCCGCGGGCCGACCGTCGCGGCCGACGGGACGCTCTACGTGGGCACGATGGGCGGGCTCACCGCGCTCGCCCCGGACGGCGCCGAGCGCTGGTCGGCCCGGCTCGGCGCGGTGCACGCGGCGCCGAGCCTCGCGCCGTCCGACGACGTCGTGGTCGTGACCCGGGGTGGGCTGGTCGCGCTCGTGAGCCCGGAGGGGGTCACCCGACGCACCGCGGATCTCGGCGCGCCGGCGCGGGGCTCTCCCCTCGTGCTCGACGACGGATCGGTGGTGGTCGGCACCGTCGACCGGCGCGTCCACCGCCTCGACGCGAGCCTGCGGCCGGTGTTCGCGACGGAGCTCTCGGACGGCACCGCGAGCACGCTGGCGCTCACGGCGCGCGGCGCGCTGGCGGTCTCGAGCGGCCGCATCCTCGCGCTCCTCTCGCCGACGGGCGCGCTCGTGCGACAGGTGAGCCTCGGGGGGCGGGCGAGCGCGCCGCCTTCGATCGCCGATGACGGAACCATCTGGGTCCCGACCGTCGAGGGCGTGCTCCACGCGATCGAGCCCGGCGGTCGCGTCCGCTCACGCACCGACATGGGCAGCCGCCACTACGACGGCGCGTCACCCGCGATCGGGCGCGACGGCGCGGTGCGCGTGCCCACGATGAGCGAGGGCGTGGTCTGCGTGGGCGCCGGTGGGACGGAGCGCTGGCGCTTCCCCAGCTCGGCCGGCTTCAACGCGCCGGCGGCCATCGACGCGCGCGACACCACCCTCGTGATGGACCGCGGCGGGCGCCTCTACGCCATCGACGCGACCGGGGTCGAGCGATGGCGCGTGGTGCTCGGGACCTACTCGTTTCAGGCGCCGGTGCTGGGCGCCGACGGCACGCTCTACGTCGTCACCGAGACGGGCGCCCTGCACGCCTACCGGTGA
- the queA gene encoding tRNA preQ1(34) S-adenosylmethionine ribosyltransferase-isomerase QueA, with product METDELDYDLPESLIAQRPAEDRDAARLLLVRRGDGAPVHHHVRDLPSLLRPALFVVNDTRVIPARLFGRKESGGKVELLLVQRHGLPGTEETWMAMGRASKPIRAGAHIQVDGGLGVLVEEKLEGGRLRLRLTSDRPVAEVLEAVGHVPLPPYVRRDDEDSDRERYQTVFAREDGAVAAPTAGLHFTERLLTALEAAGHQRVAVTLHVGPGTFRPVSAARLEDHDMHEERYVVPQATVEAIAAAKRDGRPVVAVGTTVVRTLESAARPDGSVAAGPGETALLIQPPYAFRVVDALMTNFHLPRSTLLALVMAFGGVEPLRAAYAEAVAARYRFFSYGDAMLIAGEDALTHEGHA from the coding sequence ATGGAGACGGATGAGCTGGACTACGACCTGCCGGAGTCGCTCATCGCCCAGCGACCGGCCGAGGATCGGGACGCGGCGCGTCTGCTCCTGGTCCGCCGCGGCGACGGCGCACCGGTCCACCACCACGTCCGCGATCTCCCCTCGCTGCTCCGCCCCGCGCTCTTCGTGGTGAACGACACGCGGGTGATCCCGGCGCGGCTCTTCGGACGCAAGGAGAGCGGCGGCAAGGTCGAGCTGCTCCTCGTCCAACGACACGGGCTGCCCGGCACCGAGGAGACCTGGATGGCCATGGGGCGCGCGTCGAAGCCGATCCGGGCGGGCGCGCACATCCAGGTCGACGGAGGGTTGGGCGTGCTGGTGGAGGAGAAGCTCGAGGGGGGACGCCTCCGGCTCCGGCTGACGAGCGACCGCCCCGTGGCCGAGGTGCTCGAGGCCGTCGGCCACGTGCCCCTCCCTCCTTACGTGCGACGCGACGACGAGGACTCGGATCGGGAGCGCTACCAGACGGTCTTCGCGCGCGAGGACGGAGCGGTGGCCGCGCCGACCGCGGGCCTGCACTTCACGGAGCGTCTGCTCACCGCGCTCGAGGCGGCCGGACACCAGCGCGTCGCGGTCACGCTCCACGTCGGGCCCGGCACCTTCCGGCCCGTCAGCGCCGCGCGGCTCGAGGACCACGACATGCACGAGGAGCGCTACGTCGTGCCGCAGGCGACGGTCGAGGCCATCGCCGCGGCCAAGCGCGACGGTCGGCCCGTGGTGGCGGTGGGCACGACGGTGGTGCGCACCCTCGAGTCGGCGGCCCGGCCCGACGGAAGCGTCGCGGCGGGGCCGGGCGAGACCGCGCTGCTGATCCAGCCCCCGTACGCGTTCCGTGTGGTCGACGCGCTGATGACGAACTTCCACCTGCCGCGCTCGACCTTGCTCGCGCTGGTGATGGCGTTCGGCGGCGTCGAGCCGCTCCGCGCCGCCTACGCCGAGGCGGTGGCGGCGCGCTACCGCTTCTTCAGCTACGGAGACGCGATGCTGATCGCCGGCGAAGACGCTCTGACGCACGAGGGCCACGCGTGA